Part of the Streptomyces antimycoticus genome, TCGAGGTTGGCGCGGTCGTCGCCGTGCCGGCCCGACCAGCGGGCCGAGAAGATGCCGGGGGCGCCCCCGAGGACGTCCACGCAGAGGCCGGAGTCGTCGGCGATGGCAGGGTGGCCGGTGGCCTGGGCGAGGGCGTGGGCCTTGAGGAGGGCGTTCTCCGCGAAGGTCACGCCGGTCTCCTTGACGTCCGGGACCTCCGGATAGGCGTCGGCGCCGACGAGTTCGGCGTCGAGGCCGGCCTCGCCCAGGATCGAGCGCAGTTCGGTGATCTTGTAGGCGTTGCGGGTCGCGAGGACCAGACGGCGGGGGTGTGGGCGGTGTCCCTCAATGTGTTGCTGCATAGCTCTCGATTATCGAGGGGAGGTCAGGGAGAGCAGACACCGGTCAGCTCGCCCGCCGCGTCCCTGACCGGAGTCATATCGGGGTGCTTGCCGCTGTCCACGGACTTCTGGACGTTGTCCAGGGCCTTCTGGAGGTCGTCCACGGCCTTGCCGACGTCCGCGCTGTCGGTGCGGTCGCCCACCTTGTCGATGTCCTTGTCGAGGGCGTCCAGGATCTTGTCGGCGTCCTGCGGATTGGCCGCGGCGCCGCTCAGGGCGTCCTGGAGGTCGTCCACGTCGTTGGTTATCTCGACCGCGAGCTGGGCGCAGTCGAGGGCCTTCTCCACCGCGCTGCACCCGACGGTGACCGGCACGATGAGCGCGACGGCGGCGAGTGCGGTGACGGCGGTGGTACGGCGGTGACGGTGGCGCGGCGCCATGGAGTGGGTCCTTCCCCGGGAACGGTGCTGGTACCTGACTAAACGCCGGGCGCCGCGCGACGGTTGCTTCGTGCCGCCGTCACATCTCCTGGGCCAGCGCCGCGCGCTGGATTCCCGCCAGGGTGTCGCAGCCGGCCACGGCGAGGTCCAGCAGCCCGTTCAGCTCCTCGCGGGCGAAGGGCTCGCCCTCCGCCGTGCCCTGCACCTCGACGAAGCGTCCGTCACCGGTACAGACCACGTTCATGTCGGTCTCGGCGCGCACGTCCTCCTCGTAGCAGAGGTCGAGCAGCGGGATGCCGCCGACGATGCCGACGCTGACGGCGGAGACAGTGCCGGTCAGCGGCTGCCGGGTGGCCTTGATGAGCTTCTTGCCCCGGGCCCAGCCGATGGCGTCGGCCAGGGCCACATAGGCGCCGGTGATGGCGGCGGTGCGGGTGCCGCCGTCGGCCTGGAGGACATCGCAGTCCAGGACGATGGTGTTCTCGCCGAGCGCCTTGTAGTCGATCACCGCGCGCAGCGAGCGGCCGATGAGACGGGAGATCTCATGCGTACGGCCGCCGATCTTGCCGCGGACGGACTCGCGGTCGCCCCGGGTGTTGGTGGAGCGCGGCAGCATCGCGTACTCCGCGGTGACCCAGCCCTCGCCGCTGCCCTTGCGCCAGCGCGGCACGCCCTCGGTGACGCTCGCGGTGCACAGGACCCGCGTATCGCCGAAGGAGACGAGGACCGAGCCCTCGGCATGCTTGCTCCATCCGCGCTCGATGGTCACGGGTCGGAGCTGGTCAGGGGTGCGGCCGTCGATACGAGACATGAGATGAGCCTATCGGCATCGCGGAGGCCCCCGGTCCGCGTCCGGCGAGGGCCCCGCCCCGGGGGACGGCGCTCCCGGCCGGGAAGGTCACCTCAGGTCCCGGAAGGTCACATCAGGTCTTCGATCTCGGCGGCGACGGGGTCCGCGTCGGCGCCGATGACCACCTGGATCGCGGTGCCCATCTTCACCACGCCATGCGCGCCAGCGGCCTTCAGCAGGGCCTCGTCGACCAGGGCGGCGTCCTTGACCTCGGTACGCAGACGGGTGATGCAGCCCTCGATCTCGACGATGTTGTCGATCCCGCCGAGCCCCTCGACGATCTTGTCAGCCTTGGTGGCCATGTTCGCTCCTGTCGTCCTGCTGTCCGCGTGGTGTCCGCGATGCGGCAAGTGGTCTACACCATTATGCGGGTGAGGAAGTCACTCGTCACTTGGAACGATAGATTCCTTTAGCGGATCCCTACGTGCTACAACAGGTCTACACCACATGTGGTTTAGACCATAGCGCGGGCCGCCCCTCCCCTGAGAGCCCGCCTCACCAGGAGGAATCCGATGAGTACGGCCACCGCGCCGGCCGCGCCCGCCCAGAAGCGGGGTGCCGGTCTGATCAAGGGTATGCAGAAGATCGGGCGCAGCCTCCAGCTCCCCGTCGCCGCTCTGCCCGCCGCGGGCATCCTGAGCCGGCTCGGCCAGGACGACGTCTTCGGCAAGACGGGACTCGGCTGGAACAAGCTCGCGGAGATCTTCGCCCACGCGGGCGGCGCGCTCTTCGACAACCTCGCCCTGCTCTTCTGCATCGGCGTGGCCATCGGCTTCGCGAAGAAGTCGGACGGCACCACGGCGTTCGCGGGCCTGGTCGGCTTCCTCGTCTACAAGAACGTCCTGACCGGCTTCGTCAGCGAGGTGACCGGCAAGCCGGAGGACCCGGGCGTCCTCGGCGGCATCGTGGTCGGCCTGACCGCCGCGGTGCTGTGGGAGAAGTACCACCGCACCCGGCTGCCGGACTGGCTGGGCTTCTTCAGCGGCCGCCGCTTCATCCCGATCCTGATGTCCTTCGCGGGCGTGATCTACGGCGTGCTCTTCGGCTACCTCTGGGGCCCGATAGGCGACGGCCTCAACAACTTCTCCGAGTGGCTGTCGTCCAATGGCGCGGTCGGCTCGGGGATCTTCGGTGTGGTCAACCGACTGCTGATCCCGGTCGGCATGCACATGCTGCTGAACTCGTTCGCCTGGTTCCAGTTCGGCGACTTCAGCTCCGGCGGCCAGACCTGGCACGGCGACATCGCGCGCTACTTCCACGACGACCCGTCGGCCGGAATGTTCATGACCGGCTTCTTCCCGATCATGATGTTCGCGCTGCCCGCCGCCGGTCTGGCGATCGCGCACTGCGCCCGTCCCGAGCGGCGCAAGGCCGTGATGGGCATGATGATCTCGGTCTCACTGACGGCGTTCGTCTGCGGTGTCACCGAGCCGATCGAGTTCTCGTTCATGTTCATCGCGCCCCTGCTGTACGGCATCCACGCGGTGCTGACGGGACTCTCCATGGCACTGACCTGGGCACTCGGCATCCGCAGCGGCTTCACCTTCTCCGGCGGGCTGTTCGACTATCTGCTGGGGTGGTCGCACAGCGAGAAGGCCTGGATGCTGATCCCGATCGGGCTGGCGTTCAGCGTCGTCTACTACGTGGTCTTCCGCTTCGTGATCACGAAGTTCAACATCCCGACGCCGGGACGAGAACCGGAGGACTCCCTGGACGACGCCGCGGTGGCGGACGGCAAGAAGTAGCCACCGAGCGTGCGAAACGGCGAAGCTCCGGGCTGGTCCTCCAGCCCGGCGCTTCTGCGTTCACCGCCGGTTACACCTCGTAGACCGCGCCCGCCTTGGCCAGCTCCACCGGGCCGCCGAAGACCGCCTGGGCGTCGCGCTGGTTGATCTGGGGGTCCGTCCACGGCGGGATGTGGGTGAGCACCATGCTCCCGACCCCCGCCCGCAGCGCGTGTTCACCCGCCTGGCGGCCGTTGAGATGCAGCTCCGGGATGTCCTCCTTGCCGTGCGTGAAGGCCGCCTCGCACAGGAAGAGGTCCCCGCCCCGGGCCAGGTCCACCAGGGCCTCACAGGGGCCCGTGTCGCCCGAGTAGACCAGCGAGCGGCCGCCGTACTCGATCCGGAAGCCGAACGCCTCCACGGGGTGGCAGACGCGCTCGGCGCGGATGGTGAAGGGGCCGATGTCGAAGCTGCCGGGCGTCAGGGTGCGGAAGTCGAAGACCTCACGCATCGATTTCTCATCGGGCAGGTCGTCGTACGCCTGGACCAGCCGCCGCTCGGTGTCCTCGGGGCCGTAGACGGGGATCGCCTCGGCGCGGCCACCGTCGTGCCGGTAGTAGCGAGCGACGAAGTATCCGCACATGTCGATGAAGTGATCGGGGTGGAGATGGGACAGCAGTACGGCGTCGAGGTCGTAGAGACCGCAGTGGCGCTGCAGCTCGCCAAGGGCGCCATTGCCCATGTCGAGGAGCAGCCGGAAGCCGTCGGCCTCTACGAGGTAGCTCGAGCAGGCCGATTCCGCGGACGGG contains:
- the rdgB gene encoding RdgB/HAM1 family non-canonical purine NTP pyrophosphatase is translated as MQQHIEGHRPHPRRLVLATRNAYKITELRSILGEAGLDAELVGADAYPEVPDVKETGVTFAENALLKAHALAQATGHPAIADDSGLCVDVLGGAPGIFSARWSGRHGDDRANLDLLLAQLFDVPDEHRGAHFACAAALALPDGTERVVSGRLAGTLRHEPVGGGGFGYDPILQPHGETRTCAELDPEEKNAISHRGKAFRAIAPIVRELLG
- the rph gene encoding ribonuclease PH → MSRIDGRTPDQLRPVTIERGWSKHAEGSVLVSFGDTRVLCTASVTEGVPRWRKGSGEGWVTAEYAMLPRSTNTRGDRESVRGKIGGRTHEISRLIGRSLRAVIDYKALGENTIVLDCDVLQADGGTRTAAITGAYVALADAIGWARGKKLIKATRQPLTGTVSAVSVGIVGGIPLLDLCYEEDVRAETDMNVVCTGDGRFVEVQGTAEGEPFAREELNGLLDLAVAGCDTLAGIQRAALAQEM
- a CDS encoding glucose PTS transporter subunit EIIB, with the translated sequence MPHRGHHADSRTTGANMATKADKIVEGLGGIDNIVEIEGCITRLRTEVKDAALVDEALLKAAGAHGVVKMGTAIQVVIGADADPVAAEIEDLM
- a CDS encoding PTS transporter subunit EIIC — its product is MSTATAPAAPAQKRGAGLIKGMQKIGRSLQLPVAALPAAGILSRLGQDDVFGKTGLGWNKLAEIFAHAGGALFDNLALLFCIGVAIGFAKKSDGTTAFAGLVGFLVYKNVLTGFVSEVTGKPEDPGVLGGIVVGLTAAVLWEKYHRTRLPDWLGFFSGRRFIPILMSFAGVIYGVLFGYLWGPIGDGLNNFSEWLSSNGAVGSGIFGVVNRLLIPVGMHMLLNSFAWFQFGDFSSGGQTWHGDIARYFHDDPSAGMFMTGFFPIMMFALPAAGLAIAHCARPERRKAVMGMMISVSLTAFVCGVTEPIEFSFMFIAPLLYGIHAVLTGLSMALTWALGIRSGFTFSGGLFDYLLGWSHSEKAWMLIPIGLAFSVVYYVVFRFVITKFNIPTPGREPEDSLDDAAVADGKK
- a CDS encoding MBL fold metallo-hydrolase; this translates as MKLTVVGCSGSFPSAESACSSYLVEADGFRLLLDMGNGALGELQRHCGLYDLDAVLLSHLHPDHFIDMCGYFVARYYRHDGGRAEAIPVYGPEDTERRLVQAYDDLPDEKSMREVFDFRTLTPGSFDIGPFTIRAERVCHPVEAFGFRIEYGGRSLVYSGDTGPCEALVDLARGGDLFLCEAAFTHGKEDIPELHLNGRQAGEHALRAGVGSMVLTHIPPWTDPQINQRDAQAVFGGPVELAKAGAVYEV